A genomic segment from Malus domestica chromosome 05, GDT2T_hap1 encodes:
- the LOC103435801 gene encoding putative kinase-like protein TMKL1 yields the protein MEVSKRFSLYIFLLCFLLPLNSTPTESVSADVELLLGKIKASLQGNSQNLLLSSWNSSVPLCQWRGLKWVFSNGSLLLCTDLSSPQWTNLSLSRDPSLHLFSLQLPSANLSGSLPRELEEFSMLQSLYLNINFLSGTVPLELGYSSSLSDIDLGGNLLNGVLPPSIWNLCDNLVSLRVHANSLSGSVPEPALRNSSCKNFQFLDFGGNKFSGNFPEFVTQFGGLKELDLGSNMFSGPIPEGLAQLNLEKLNLSHNNFSGVLPVFGGSKFGVEAFEGNNPGLCGAPLKSCSGSSGLSPGAIAGIVIGLMTATVVLASLCIGYVQNKKKNSREESEDELEEEEDEESGGGGGGDQGRLILFQGGEHLTLEDVLNATGQVLEKTNYGTLYKAKLSDGVAITLRLLREGSCKDGSSCLHVVKQLGRIRHENLIPLRAFYQGKRGEKLLIYDHLPHRSLHDLLHETRAGKPVLNWARRHKIALGIARGLAYLHTGLETPITHGTVKSKNVLVDEFSVARLTEYGLDKLMIPTVADEMVAVAKNDGYKAPELQKMKKCSSRTDVYAFGILLLEILIGKKPGKTGRSGEFVDLPSMVKVAVLEETTLEVFDVEVLKGVRSPMEEGLFQALKLAMGCCAPVASVRPSMDEVVKQLEENRPRNRSTLYSPTETSEIGTPF from the exons ATGGAGGTTTCGAAAcgtttctctctctacattttcCTCCTCTGCTTCCTCCTACCCTTAAACAGCACCCCCACTGAGTCTGTTTCTGCAGATGTCGAGCTTCTCCTGGGAAAAATCAAAGCTTCACTGCAAGGTAACTCTCAGAACTTGCTCTTATCTTCCTGGAACTCCTCTGTGCCTCTCTGCCAATGGAGGGGACTCAAATGGGTTTTCTCCAACGGCTCTCTTTTGCTCTGCACCGACCTATCCTCCCCCCAATGGACCAATTTGTCTCTCTCCAGAGACCCATCTCTCCACCTTTTCTCCCTTCAGCTCCCATCCGCCAATCTCTCTGGTTCGCTCCCCCGAGAGCTGGAGGAGTTCTCCATGCTCCAAAGTTTGTACCTTAACATCAATTTCCTCAGTGGGACCGTCCCATTGGAGCTTGGGTACAGCTCTTCCCTCTCTGACATTGATTTGGGAGGAAATTTGTTGAATGGGGTTTTGCCACCTTCGATTTGGAACTTGTGTGACAATCTGGTTTCGCTTCGGGTTCATGCGAATTCGCTATCCGGGTCGGTTCCTGAACCCGCATTGCGAAACTCTAGCTGCAAGAATTTTCAGTTTCTTGATTTTGGTGGGAACAAGTTTTCTGGGAATTTCCCAGAATTTGTAACCCAGTTTGGTGGGCTTAAAGAGCTTGATCTTGGGAGTAACATGTTTTCGGGTCCGATTCCTGAGGGTTTAGCGCAGTTAAACCTCGAAAAATTGAACCTTTCACATAATAATTTTAGTGGGGTGTTGCCTGTTTTTGGTGGATCAAAGTTTGGTGTGGAGGCCTTTGAGGGTAACAACCCTGGACTTTGTGGGGCACCTTTGAAAAGTTGCAGTGGAAGCTCTGGGTTGAGTCCCGGGGCAATTGCCGGCATTGTTATCGGTTTGATGACGGCAACTGTGGTTTTGGCTTCATTGTGTATTGGATATGtgcaaaacaagaagaaaaacagCAGGGAAGAGAGTGAAGATgagttggaggaagaagaagatgaggaaagTGGCGGCGGTGGGGGTGGTGATCAAGGGAGGCTTATTTTGTTTCAGGGCGGTGAGCATTTGACGTTGGAGGATGTGTTGAATGCCACAGGACAAGTTTTGGAGAAGACGAATTATGGGACTCTTTACAAGGCAAAGCTTTCAGATGGAGTGGCCATTACTTTGAGGTTGTTGAGGGAAGGTAGTTGCAAGGATGGGAGCTCTTGTCTTCATGTGGTGAAACAATTGGGGAGGATTCGGCATGAGAATTTGATTCCGCTGAGAGCTTTCTACCAGGGGAAGAGAGGGGAGAAGCTTCTGATATATGACCATCTTCCTCACAGAAGCCTTCATGATCTTTTACATG AAACCAGAGCAGGGAAACCTGTGCTGAACTGGGCTCGGCGACACAAGATTGCACTGGGAATAGCTCGAGGACTAGCATATCTTCATACCGGTCTTGAAACACCTATCACTCATGGGACAGTAAAATCTAAGAATGTGCTAGTGGATGAGTTTTCTGTAGCTAGGCTCACAGAATATGGGCTTGACAAGCTAATGATCCCTACAGTAGCTGATGAAATGGTGGCGGTTGCAAAGAATGACGGTTACAAGGCACCAGAGcttcaaaagatgaagaaatgtaGTTCTAGGACAGATGTTTATGCATTTGGAATTCTTCTGTTGGAAATTTTGATAGGCAAGAAGCCTGGTAAAACCGGGAGGAGTGGAGAATTTGTGGATTTGCCTTCGATGGTGAAAGTTGCAGTCTTGGAGGAGACAACACTGGAGGTTTTCGATGTGGAGGTACTGAAGGGGGTGAGGAGTCCCATGGAAGAAGGTCTGTTTCAGGCTCTGAAGCTCGCAATGGGTTGCTGTGCACCGGTTGCATCGGTTAGGCCCTCCATGGATGAAGTTGTGAAGCAGTTGGAGGAGAACAGGCCAAGGAATAGGTCTACTTTGTACAGCCCCACAGAGACGAGTGAGATTGGTACCCCATTTTGA
- the LOC103435800 gene encoding pentatricopeptide repeat-containing protein At5g48910, whose protein sequence is MKILCYPNPTELRAQTLSPSPNIPSSAMTSTVCIPTTPPSSHPSSLFPQITSCKTIRDLRQVHAHFIKTRQIHDPLAAAEILRFYALSTHRSIQCARSVFTQMEKPNYFSWNTIIRALAESSVNDHSLDALFFFSQMVADGSVGPNKFTFPSVLKACAKMGNLEVGKCVHGMAVKFGLESDGFVVSNLVRMYVMCEVMEDANLLFSRSVGDFGVLNGRKQEGNVVLWNVIVDGYVRVGDFRAARELFDKMPHRSVVSWNAMISGYAQNGFFKEAVEMFRDMQIGNVCPNYVTLVSVLPAISRLGALELGKWIHLYANKNGIGIDDVLGSALVDMYSKCGSFEKALVVFEQLPKRNVITWNAIISGLAMHGRVEDALDYFSKMERAGVVPSDVTYIGILSACSHAGLVEKGRSFFNHMVNVVGLEPRIEHYGCMVDLLGRAGLLEEAEELILNMPIQPDDVTWKALLGACKMQGNIDMGKRVAEILMDLAPRDSGSYIALSNMYASLGNWEEVAKVRLRMKDMDIRKDPGGSSIELDGAIHEFVVEDESHPRAGEIHSMLEEISEKLSLEGHRPNTTQVLLNMDEEEKQSALRYHSEKIATACGLISTAAQTTLRIVKNLRICEDCHSSIKLISKIYKRKIVVRDRKRFHHFENGLCSCKDYW, encoded by the coding sequence ATGAAGATACTGTGTTATCCAAATCCCACAGAGCTGAGAGCTCAAACTCTTTCCCCTTCACCAAACATTCCCAGCTCCGCCATGACCTCCACTGTCTGCATCCCCACAACTCCACCGTCCTCTCACCCATCTTCTCTCTTCCCACAAATCACATCATGCAAAACCATCAGAGACCTGCGCCAAGTCCACGCCCACTTTATCAAAACCCGCCAAATCCACGACCCCCTCGCCGCCGCCGAAATCCTCCGCTTCTACGCCCTCTCGACCCACCGCAGTATCCAATGCGCCCGTTCTGTTTTCACCCAGATGGAGAAACCCAATTACTTTTCCTGGAACACAATCATCAGAGCTCTCGCAGAGAGCTCTGTTAACGACCACTCGCTCGATgccctcttcttcttttctcaaATGGTTGCTGATGGTTCTGTGGGACCCAATAAGTTCACCTTCCCTTCAGTGCTGAAAGCCTGTGCAAAAATGGGGAATCTTGAGGTGGGTAAGTGTGTTCATGGCATGGCTGTGAAGTTTGGATTGGAAAGTGATGGGTTTGTTGTGAGCAATCTGGTGAGGATGTATGTAATGTGTGAGGTTATGGAGGATGcaaatttgttgttttctagGAGTGTTGGGGATTTTGGTGTTTTGAATGGGAGGAAGCAAGAGGGCAATGTGGTTTTGTGGAATGTGATTGTTGATGGGTACGTGAGAGTTGGGGATTTTAGAGCTGCAAGGGAGCTGTTTGATAAAATGCCTCACAGAAGTGTGGTGTCCTGGAATGCGATGATATCCGGGTACGCGCAAAACGGGTTTTTTAAGGAGGCTGTGGAAATGTTCCGGGATATGCAGATTGGGAATGTGTGTCCAAATTATGTGACTTTGGTTAGTGTCTTGCCAGCGATATCACGGCTTGGTGCACTTGAACTAGGGAAGTGGATACATTTGTATGCCAACAAGAATGGAATCGGGATTGATGATGTGCTTGGTTCTGCTTTGGTGGATATGTACAGTAAGTGTGGGAGCTTTGAGAAGGCACTCGTAGTTTTTGAGCAACTGCCTAAAAGGAATGTGATAACTTGGAATGCTATAATTAGTGGACTTGCTATGCACGGTCGTGTTGAGGATGCACTAGATTATTTTTCGAAGATGGAACGAGCTGGTGTGGTGCCTAGTGATGTAACATACATTGGTATCTTGAGTGCTTGTAGCCATGCCGGTTTGGTGGAGAAGGGGAGATCATTCTTCAACCATATGGTTAATGTAGTCGGCTTAGAACCTAGAATCGAGCATTATGGTTGTATGGTTGATTTATTAGGTCGTGCCGGATTGTTAGAAGAAGCCGAAGAGCTTATACTGAACATGCCAATTCAGCCAGATGATGTTACATGGAAGGCGCTACTCGGTGCTTGCAAGATGCAAGGGAACATCGATATGGGTAAACGTGTGGCagagattttaatggacttGGCTCCTCGTGATAGTGGATCCTACATTGCTCTCTCGAACATGTATGCTTCTTTGGGAAATTGGGAGGAAGTAGCAAAGGTGAGATTGCGGATGAAAGATATGGACATTCGGAAAGACCCGGGAGGTAGTTCGATTGAGCTTGATGGAGCAATTCACGAGTTTGTGGTGGAAGACGAATCTCATCCTAGAGCCGGAGAAATCCATTCAATGTTGGAGGAAATTTCCGAAAAACTGAGCTTGGAAGGCCATAGGCCTAACACCACACAAGTGTTGCTCAACatggatgaagaagaaaaacaaagtgcTTTACGTTATCACAGCGAAAAGATTGCAACTGCCTGTGGCTTAATCAGTACAGCCGCTCAAACCACACTTCGAATTGTTAAGAATCTACGCATATGTGAAGATTGTCACTCTTCGATAAAGTTGATCTCGAAAATTTATAAACGCAAGATTGTTGTCAGGGATCGCAAGCGCTTCCACCACTTCGAAAATGGTTTATGCTCTTGCAAGGATTACTGGTAA